A part of Liolophura sinensis isolate JHLJ2023 chromosome 1, CUHK_Ljap_v2, whole genome shotgun sequence genomic DNA contains:
- the LOC135473396 gene encoding calcium-regulated heat-stable protein 1-like encodes MSTKDTPPEHPSEKTPGYVLHKFLIPSPYTYSAQQNILSAHTSSSSLVLYLLGATEHTQRTYKFLIPSPIPTRRNRTYSASQRAADSVTKTGRVKNFCRQKGHGFIIPDDNPNSQPLFVHISDIDGEFVPQEGDEVSYKTVLIPPRNEKYQAVHVKILQLAPGTVHERWDAPPSPVGSPGHGKPST; translated from the exons ATGTCAACCAAAGATACACCGCCAGAACACCCCTCTGAAAAAACCCCAGGTTATGTGTTACACAAGTTCCTCATCCCCAGTCCCTATACCTACTCGGCGCAACAGAACATACTCAGC GCACATACAAGTTCCTCATCCCTAGTTCTATACCTACTTGGTGCAACAGAACATACTCAGC GCACATACAAGTTCCTCATCCCTAGTCCTATACCTACTCGGCGCAACAGAACATACTCAGC GTCCCAAAGAGCAGCTGATTCCGTAACTAAAACGGGTAGAGTGAAAAATTTTTGCCGACAAAAAGGCCATGGATTTATAATACCAGATGATAATCCCAACAGCCAACCATTATTTGTTCATATTTCAGA cattGATGGGGAGTTTGTTCCTCAGGAAGGGGATGAAGTGTCATATAAAACAGTATTGATTCCTCCGAGGAATGAGAAATACCAGGCTGTTCACGTCAAGATCCTTCAACTGGCCCCTGGCACAGTACACGAACGATGGGATGCTCCCCCCTCCCCAGTGGGCAGTCCTGGACATGGAAAACCATCCACCTAG